In Intestinibacillus sp. Marseille-P6563, a single genomic region encodes these proteins:
- the fliG gene encoding flagellar motor switch protein FliG has translation MAELNLTTAQKAATVIVALGTDKASRIYQYMNPDELEQLTIEVAKLGYVAPEQTEMVLEDFYQMCLANKAITEGGLEYARSVLQKAFGNQEAEQLLNKVTKALTNRSFSFLNKTDPKTLLSTLQHERAQTIALVLSHVDPDKAAAVLEELPPKKKLRVVEDIARMDSASPNAVKMIEDELQKKFSSIVVTENIQIGGLDHIAAIMNNLERSSEKAIFDGLEVKDSGLAEEIRKRMFVFEDIVHMDDRSVQRFIRDCDMRDIVLALKGANKDVADKLFANMSTRMRQNIQEDLDITTNVRIRDVEEAQQRIVGVIRELEERNEVLILKGGKDEIIV, from the coding sequence ATGGCTGAGTTGAATTTGACGACCGCGCAAAAAGCTGCGACCGTTATCGTAGCTCTCGGCACGGATAAGGCTTCCCGTATCTACCAATACATGAACCCGGATGAGCTGGAACAGCTCACGATTGAAGTCGCCAAGCTGGGATATGTTGCGCCCGAACAGACCGAAATGGTCTTGGAAGATTTCTATCAGATGTGTTTGGCCAACAAGGCCATTACCGAGGGCGGCTTGGAATATGCCCGTTCGGTTTTGCAGAAGGCCTTTGGCAATCAGGAGGCCGAACAGCTTTTAAACAAGGTCACCAAGGCACTGACCAACCGTTCGTTCTCGTTCCTCAACAAGACCGATCCTAAGACCTTGCTGTCGACGTTGCAGCATGAACGCGCGCAGACGATCGCGTTGGTTCTGTCCCATGTCGATCCGGACAAGGCGGCGGCCGTTCTCGAGGAATTGCCGCCCAAGAAGAAGCTGCGCGTGGTCGAAGACATTGCACGTATGGACAGCGCATCGCCCAATGCGGTCAAGATGATCGAGGACGAACTGCAAAAGAAGTTCTCCAGCATCGTGGTCACCGAAAACATCCAGATCGGTGGTCTGGATCATATTGCGGCTATCATGAACAACTTGGAACGCTCGAGCGAAAAGGCGATCTTCGACGGCCTGGAAGTCAAGGACAGCGGGCTGGCCGAAGAGATTCGCAAGCGTATGTTCGTATTCGAAGATATCGTTCACATGGACGACCGTTCGGTTCAGCGCTTTATCCGCGATTGCGATATGCGCGACATCGTATTGGCCCTCAAGGGTGCCAACAAGGATGTGGCCGACAAGCTGTTTGCCAACATGTCCACCCGTATGCGCCAGAATATCCAGGAAGACCTCGATATTACGACCAATGTGCGTATTCGTGACGTGGAAGAGGCACAGCAGCGCATCGTGGGCGTTATCCGCGAATTGGAGGAACGCAATGAAGTCCTTATCCTAAAGGGCGGAAAGGATGAGATCATTGTCTAG